A genomic segment from Bradyrhizobium diazoefficiens USDA 110 encodes:
- a CDS encoding amidohydrolase/deacetylase family metallohydrolase, with the protein MSVTASFDLLLRGGRVICPASGVDGIKDVAIRGGKIAAVAADILPTSAKEVVDVGGKLVLPGLIDTHAHVYQYVSGRFGMNPDMVGVHSGVTTLVDQGGPSCMTLPGFRHFIAEPSASRVYAFLSAYLVGGLEGHYYPQLYSPDGVDIDATVKAATANLDIVRGIKAHAEIGGFARWGIRVIEMAAEIGKRADLPVYVHFGQLWGLPESGANGEDADTILTRVIPLLREGDVLAHPFTRHPGGFVNREGEVHPVIQAALDRGLKVDVGHGSHFSYRLAKKAIAAGIIPTTLGADIHGYNTHVPAPAGTPDEHEDEENHPFAGQAKFSLVQAMSSMMALGLSLEQVVPMVTSNPAKMLGRSAEIGALKVGMDADVSVLSEKKGRFILKDNEQNEVIAERLLQPAFCLRAGARFDAVAPILPQAVAA; encoded by the coding sequence ATGTCAGTTACTGCCAGCTTCGACCTTCTGCTGCGAGGCGGTCGCGTGATCTGTCCGGCCTCGGGCGTGGACGGCATCAAGGACGTCGCCATCCGGGGCGGCAAGATCGCAGCGGTCGCGGCGGATATCCTGCCGACCAGCGCCAAGGAGGTCGTCGACGTCGGCGGCAAGCTGGTGCTGCCCGGCCTGATCGATACCCATGCGCATGTCTATCAATATGTCTCCGGCCGCTTCGGCATGAACCCCGACATGGTCGGCGTGCACTCGGGCGTGACGACGTTGGTCGATCAGGGCGGTCCGTCCTGCATGACGCTGCCCGGCTTTCGTCATTTCATCGCCGAGCCCTCGGCCTCGCGCGTCTACGCCTTCTTGTCTGCCTATCTCGTCGGCGGACTGGAAGGACATTATTATCCGCAGCTCTATAGCCCCGACGGCGTCGACATCGATGCGACCGTCAAGGCGGCGACGGCCAATCTCGACATCGTGCGCGGCATCAAGGCCCATGCCGAGATCGGTGGCTTCGCGCGCTGGGGCATCCGCGTCATCGAGATGGCGGCGGAGATCGGCAAGCGCGCCGACCTGCCTGTCTATGTCCATTTCGGCCAGCTCTGGGGCCTGCCCGAAAGCGGCGCCAACGGCGAAGATGCCGACACCATCCTCACCCGCGTGATCCCGCTGCTCCGCGAGGGCGACGTTCTCGCCCATCCGTTCACGCGCCACCCCGGCGGCTTCGTCAACCGCGAGGGCGAGGTGCATCCGGTGATCCAGGCGGCGCTCGATCGCGGCCTGAAGGTCGATGTCGGCCACGGCAGCCATTTCTCGTACCGGCTTGCGAAGAAGGCGATCGCCGCCGGCATCATTCCGACCACGCTCGGCGCCGACATCCACGGCTACAACACCCATGTGCCCGCGCCGGCCGGAACGCCCGACGAGCACGAGGACGAGGAGAACCATCCCTTCGCGGGGCAGGCCAAGTTCAGCCTGGTCCAGGCGATGAGCTCGATGATGGCGCTCGGCCTGTCGCTCGAGCAGGTGGTGCCGATGGTCACCTCCAATCCGGCCAAAATGCTCGGCCGCAGCGCGGAGATCGGCGCGCTCAAGGTCGGCATGGACGCCGACGTCTCCGTGCTCTCGGAGAAGAAGGGGCGCTTCATCCTCAAGGACAACGAGCAGAACGAGGTGATCGCCGAGCGCCTGCTTCAGCCGGCCTTCTGCCTGCGTGCCGGCGCGCGCTTCGACGCGGTCGCACCGATCCTGCCGCAGGCCGTCGCGGCGTAA
- a CDS encoding xanthine dehydrogenase family protein molybdopterin-binding subunit, protein MKENAELRNEREFPSGRSGQGVGARLPRKEDDRLMRGRGQFVADIRLAGLQDAAFVRSPLAHARIRGIHVPERYRGSVFTAADLVGIKPIRAVSGLPGFKISEQPVLASGKVRQVGELVAMCLAPTRAEAEDIAASVTLDLEELPAVYDMLKAREPGSALVHEHWGDNVFLETNYEVDISLALDAPIKVTREISTARQCMSPLEGRGVVATFDRRLDQLTLHSAAQMPHITRSGLAECLGMEEGQIRVISPDVGGGFGHKGILLPEEVCLSWLTMQRGHPVRWTEDRREHLVASSNCREHHYKITVYANSDGTLRGIDCEATVDSGAYSSYPFSACLEAAQVASILPGPYKMPAYRCRTFSVATNKCPILPYRGVARTGVCFALELMLDLVAVEAGLEPGEVRLRNLVRPEQMPFDNITRKHFDSGDYPEAMRRALAAIDVDAIRAKQKQGAADGRRIGVGVSIYCEQAAHGTSVYSGWGIPMVPGHEQASARLTPDGGLELRVGVHSHGQGMETTLAQVAHEMLGIDVAKIRIILGDTAMTPYSTGTWGSRSMVMAGGAVATACRELGERARRIGAKLLQHEPASVVLQNGEVRGVNGSVSLKAIAHTWYRRPQDLPADVDPGGLEVTQGYKPVRDSGTFSYAAHAAVVAVDPDLGEVEILDYVIVEDGGVLVNPLVVDGQIYGGLAQGIGTALYEEMPFDASGQPLATTLADYLLPGATEVPAARLDHMETPSPYTQFGVKGIGEGGAIAPPAAIANAVNDALRPLGVELMQSPITPHRVVAAVLAARAGERSAA, encoded by the coding sequence GTGAAGGAGAACGCGGAGTTGCGCAACGAGCGAGAGTTTCCCTCTGGAAGGTCCGGGCAGGGCGTCGGCGCGCGCCTGCCGCGGAAGGAGGATGACCGCCTGATGCGCGGCCGCGGCCAGTTCGTCGCGGACATCAGGCTTGCGGGCCTTCAGGATGCCGCCTTCGTGCGCAGCCCGCTCGCGCATGCACGCATCCGCGGCATCCATGTGCCAGAACGTTATCGCGGCAGTGTGTTCACGGCGGCGGACCTCGTTGGTATCAAGCCAATCCGCGCGGTATCTGGATTGCCGGGCTTCAAGATCTCGGAGCAGCCGGTGCTGGCCTCCGGCAAGGTGCGCCAGGTCGGCGAGCTCGTCGCCATGTGTCTCGCGCCGACGCGGGCCGAGGCCGAGGACATCGCGGCCTCCGTGACGCTGGATCTGGAGGAGCTGCCCGCGGTCTATGACATGCTGAAGGCGCGCGAGCCGGGCTCGGCGCTGGTGCACGAGCATTGGGGCGACAACGTCTTCCTCGAGACCAATTACGAGGTCGACATCTCCTTAGCGCTCGACGCGCCGATCAAGGTGACGCGCGAGATCTCCACCGCGCGGCAATGCATGTCGCCGCTGGAGGGCCGCGGCGTGGTCGCGACCTTCGACCGCCGGCTCGACCAGCTCACGCTGCATTCGGCGGCTCAGATGCCGCACATCACGCGCAGCGGCCTTGCCGAATGCTTGGGCATGGAGGAGGGCCAGATCCGCGTCATCTCGCCCGATGTCGGCGGCGGTTTTGGCCACAAGGGCATTCTGCTGCCTGAAGAGGTCTGCCTGTCCTGGCTGACCATGCAACGCGGCCATCCCGTGCGCTGGACCGAGGACCGCCGCGAGCATCTCGTCGCCAGCTCGAATTGCCGCGAGCATCATTACAAGATCACGGTCTATGCTAACAGCGACGGGACCTTGCGCGGCATCGATTGCGAGGCGACGGTCGATTCCGGCGCCTACTCGTCCTATCCGTTCTCCGCCTGTCTCGAAGCCGCGCAGGTCGCGAGCATCCTGCCCGGTCCGTACAAGATGCCGGCCTATCGCTGCCGCACCTTTTCGGTTGCCACCAACAAATGTCCGATCCTGCCCTACCGGGGCGTCGCGCGCACCGGCGTCTGCTTTGCGCTGGAATTGATGCTCGACCTCGTCGCGGTGGAGGCCGGGCTCGAGCCCGGCGAGGTGCGACTGCGCAATCTGGTGCGCCCCGAACAGATGCCGTTCGACAACATCACCAGGAAGCATTTTGACAGCGGCGATTATCCGGAAGCGATGCGCCGCGCGCTCGCCGCGATCGATGTCGACGCCATTCGCGCGAAGCAAAAGCAGGGCGCAGCGGACGGCCGCCGCATCGGCGTCGGCGTCTCCATCTATTGCGAGCAGGCGGCGCACGGCACCTCGGTCTATTCCGGCTGGGGCATCCCGATGGTGCCGGGCCACGAGCAGGCATCGGCACGGCTGACGCCGGATGGCGGTCTCGAGCTGCGTGTCGGCGTGCATTCGCATGGGCAGGGCATGGAGACGACGCTCGCCCAGGTCGCGCATGAAATGCTGGGAATAGACGTCGCAAAGATCCGCATCATCCTCGGCGACACCGCGATGACGCCCTATTCGACCGGCACCTGGGGCTCGCGCTCGATGGTGATGGCGGGCGGTGCGGTGGCGACGGCCTGCCGCGAGCTCGGCGAACGTGCAAGGCGCATCGGTGCCAAACTGTTGCAGCACGAGCCGGCTTCGGTCGTTTTGCAGAACGGCGAGGTGCGTGGCGTCAACGGCAGCGTTAGTCTGAAGGCGATCGCCCACACCTGGTATCGCCGCCCGCAGGATCTGCCGGCCGATGTCGATCCCGGCGGGCTCGAGGTGACGCAGGGCTACAAGCCCGTGCGCGACAGCGGGACGTTCAGCTACGCCGCGCATGCGGCCGTCGTCGCGGTCGATCCTGATCTGGGCGAGGTGGAAATCCTCGACTACGTGATCGTCGAGGACGGCGGCGTGCTGGTCAATCCGCTGGTGGTCGACGGCCAGATCTATGGCGGTCTCGCGCAGGGCATCGGCACCGCGCTCTACGAGGAGATGCCGTTCGACGCCTCCGGCCAGCCGCTGGCGACGACGCTGGCCGACTATCTGCTTCCCGGCGCGACCGAGGTTCCGGCGGCGCGCCTCGATCACATGGAGACGCCGTCGCCCTATACGCAGTTCGGCGTGAAAGGCATCGGCGAGGGCGGTGCGATTGCCCCGCCCGCCGCGATCGCCAATGCCGTCAACGACGCGCTACGCCCGCTCGGTGTCGAGCTGATGCAGTCGCCGATCACGCCGCATCGCGTCGTCGCGGCTGTGCTGGCCGCTCGCGCGGGCGAAAGGAGCGCGGCATGA
- a CDS encoding xanthine dehydrogenase family Fe-S subunit: protein MNTIALHVNRRAVELSAEPRTSLADFVRDKLDLTGTHLGCEHGVCGACTVLLDGVPARSCITYAVACEGADITTIEGLDEDEVTTELRAAFTREHALQCGYCTPGMLVSARDLVLRLPDADERRIRVGLSGNLCRCTGYVGIVRAVQSVIEARRARNIAPQAGGGRTSLGPAGSGRAASGQIEPRPARQALVAASDSVVPGTIPDFTPATVLDQRFSLPYPPAKVFAMFDDIAGIAACLPGVSLAAPPRPECVEGVIRVRLGPIAASFEGAARVERDPATLSGRIVGIGTDQRNHSATQGEIRYRLIPLDGGAATSVDLSIGYTLTGMLAQVGRPGLVRDLARRLVAEFAGNLDRHMSGAPSGQAAPAELSFWSLASDVLRARLARMFGRVFTGKGGAE from the coding sequence ATGAATACGATCGCGCTTCATGTCAATCGCCGTGCGGTGGAGCTATCGGCCGAGCCGCGCACCAGCCTTGCCGATTTCGTGCGCGACAAGCTCGACCTGACCGGCACGCATCTCGGCTGCGAGCACGGCGTTTGCGGCGCCTGCACCGTGCTGCTCGACGGCGTGCCGGCGCGCTCCTGCATCACCTATGCGGTGGCCTGCGAGGGCGCCGATATCACCACGATCGAAGGCCTCGACGAGGACGAGGTCACGACCGAGTTGCGCGCCGCCTTCACCCGCGAGCATGCCCTGCAATGCGGCTATTGCACGCCCGGCATGCTGGTCTCGGCGCGCGACCTGGTGTTGCGCCTGCCTGACGCCGACGAGCGGCGCATTCGCGTCGGCCTCAGCGGCAATCTCTGCCGCTGCACCGGCTATGTCGGCATCGTGCGGGCGGTGCAGTCCGTGATCGAGGCGAGGCGTGCGCGCAACATTGCGCCGCAGGCCGGTGGCGGCCGGACCAGTCTCGGCCCCGCCGGATCGGGGCGAGCCGCATCTGGCCAAATCGAGCCGCGGCCTGCGCGGCAAGCGTTGGTCGCGGCATCAGACAGTGTCGTGCCGGGTACCATTCCCGACTTCACCCCAGCGACCGTTCTCGATCAGCGCTTCTCGCTGCCGTATCCACCGGCGAAAGTGTTCGCGATGTTCGATGATATCGCGGGTATTGCAGCCTGCCTTCCCGGCGTATCGCTCGCGGCGCCGCCAAGGCCCGAGTGTGTCGAAGGCGTGATCCGCGTCAGGCTCGGGCCGATCGCAGCAAGCTTCGAGGGGGCCGCGCGCGTCGAACGCGATCCCGCGACGCTCTCCGGCCGCATCGTCGGCATCGGCACCGACCAGCGCAACCATTCGGCGACGCAAGGCGAAATCCGCTATCGCCTGATCCCGCTCGATGGCGGCGCGGCGACCTCCGTCGACCTGTCGATCGGCTACACGCTCACGGGCATGCTGGCGCAGGTCGGCCGGCCGGGCCTCGTGCGCGATCTCGCCAGACGCCTGGTCGCTGAGTTCGCGGGAAATCTCGACCGCCACATGTCGGGCGCGCCGTCGGGGCAGGCCGCCCCCGCGGAGCTCAGCTTCTGGTCGCTTGCATCAGACGTTTTGCGCGCTCGGCTCGCGCGCATGTTTGGCCGCGTCTTCACCGGAAAAGGTGGCGCGGAATGA
- a CDS encoding FAD binding domain-containing protein, which yields MKPAPFAYERPRDLNSALSMLAAAGGSAKIIAGGQSLGPMLNLRLVQPELIVDISGLAELKRAEVSGGELVLGALVTHADIEDGRTADVTRGAMRGVAANIAYRAVRNRGTIGGSLSHADPAADWFSALAALGAQVTLRSLAGARTMAIEAFVVGALESALHAGEIVEAIHVPARSASAHWGYAKSCRKTGEFAHAIGAVLVDPAAATARIVIGAIDTAPIVVTDAAGLFGGRIAADYKQRFDIRVADALLMKAGIDDAAQRHIHVSVLKRAVLGAAA from the coding sequence ATGAAACCGGCGCCCTTCGCTTATGAACGCCCGCGCGATCTCAATTCGGCGCTGTCGATGCTGGCAGCGGCAGGCGGATCGGCGAAGATCATCGCCGGCGGCCAGTCGCTTGGGCCCATGCTCAATCTGCGGCTGGTGCAGCCGGAGCTGATCGTCGACATCTCCGGGCTTGCCGAGCTCAAGCGCGCGGAGGTGTCCGGCGGCGAGCTCGTGCTGGGTGCCCTGGTCACCCATGCCGATATCGAGGACGGCCGCACCGCCGACGTGACGCGTGGCGCGATGCGCGGCGTCGCCGCCAACATCGCCTATCGCGCCGTGCGCAACCGCGGCACGATCGGCGGCTCGCTCAGCCATGCCGATCCCGCCGCGGACTGGTTTTCGGCGCTCGCGGCCTTGGGTGCGCAGGTGACATTGCGCAGTCTTGCCGGTGCGCGCACGATGGCGATCGAGGCGTTTGTCGTCGGTGCGCTGGAATCGGCGCTGCACGCCGGCGAAATCGTCGAGGCGATTCACGTGCCGGCCCGATCGGCCTCCGCGCATTGGGGCTATGCCAAGAGCTGCCGCAAGACCGGCGAGTTCGCCCATGCCATTGGTGCGGTCCTGGTCGACCCGGCCGCCGCCACCGCGCGCATCGTGATCGGTGCGATCGATACAGCGCCGATCGTCGTGACCGATGCCGCCGGGTTGTTCGGCGGCCGGATTGCGGCCGACTACAAGCAGCGTTTCGACATCCGCGTCGCCGATGCGCTTCTGATGAAGGCCGGCATCGACGATGCCGCGCAACGCCATATCCATGTCAGCGTGTTGAAGCGCGCCGTGCTGGGGGCCGCTGCATGA
- a CDS encoding ABC transporter substrate-binding protein has translation MTRALGLVRTIALATALFGGAAGAQTIKIGVNEPLTGAFAASGTYVVNGAKIAADEINAKGGILGKKIELVIEDNKSNPTEAAAVAEKLITSDKVPVLMGAWGSSLTLAVMPKLMEYETPMVVETSSSGKITTTGNPFIFRISPPSAVEAAAFKGIVDKLALKKVDFLVINNDWGRGTAEDFSKMMKDKGISIGLVETMDQGAQDMSAQLSKIKSSDSETVIVTTAVDQLTLIFKQAAALGLKKRIITTGGSQNPDQIIAQAGAAANGTMHLTTFLPWFPDKTPNPEATNYFITEWKKRGFEFAGCTESFRGYDGIRTAAAAIEKAGKAEPAAIKAALWNINIKGLNGDIVFRKSGPEGKESGQSQPNVYLIEINDGKVGMKTL, from the coding sequence ATGACACGAGCACTCGGACTGGTTCGGACAATCGCGCTGGCGACGGCCTTGTTCGGCGGCGCGGCAGGGGCGCAGACCATCAAGATCGGCGTCAACGAACCGCTCACCGGCGCGTTCGCGGCCTCCGGCACCTACGTCGTCAACGGCGCCAAGATCGCCGCCGACGAGATCAACGCCAAGGGCGGCATTTTGGGCAAGAAGATCGAGCTGGTGATCGAGGACAACAAGAGCAACCCGACGGAGGCTGCCGCCGTCGCGGAGAAGCTGATCACCAGCGACAAGGTGCCGGTGCTGATGGGCGCCTGGGGCTCGAGCCTGACGCTCGCGGTGATGCCGAAGCTGATGGAGTATGAAACCCCGATGGTGGTGGAGACCTCGTCCTCGGGCAAGATCACGACGACAGGCAATCCCTTCATCTTCCGCATCTCGCCGCCCTCGGCGGTCGAGGCCGCGGCGTTCAAGGGCATCGTCGACAAGCTCGCCCTGAAGAAGGTCGACTTCCTCGTCATCAACAATGACTGGGGCCGCGGCACCGCCGAGGACTTCAGCAAGATGATGAAGGACAAGGGCATCAGCATCGGCTTGGTCGAAACCATGGACCAGGGTGCGCAGGACATGAGCGCCCAGCTCTCCAAGATCAAGAGTTCGGATTCCGAGACGGTCATCGTCACGACCGCCGTCGACCAGTTGACGCTGATCTTCAAGCAGGCCGCTGCGCTCGGCCTGAAGAAGCGCATCATCACCACCGGGGGCTCGCAGAACCCCGACCAGATCATCGCCCAGGCCGGAGCCGCCGCCAACGGAACCATGCATCTGACGACCTTCCTGCCGTGGTTCCCGGACAAGACGCCGAACCCCGAGGCAACCAACTACTTCATCACGGAATGGAAGAAACGCGGCTTCGAGTTCGCCGGCTGCACCGAAAGCTTCCGCGGCTATGACGGCATCCGCACCGCGGCGGCCGCGATCGAGAAGGCGGGCAAGGCCGAGCCGGCTGCGATCAAGGCGGCGCTTTGGAACATCAACATCAAGGGACTCAACGGCGACATCGTGTTCCGCAAGTCCGGCCCCGAGGGCAAGGAGAGCGGTCAGAGCCAGCCGAACGTCTATCTCATCGAGATCAACGACGGCAAGGTCGGGATGAAGACGCTCTGA